CTTGTAATACGCACAGGATGTGAAGAAGATCCACACATGTCAGCAGGATTTATGATGTGGGATACAGCATACTCCCAGCTTTACTTTACAAAAACCCTTTTTCCTGCATTCACCCCAAAAGAGTTTGAGAAAATCATAAAGAACTTCTCAAAAAGAGAAAGGAGGATGGGGAAGTAGAGAGAGTTAATAACAAACAAAAAACATGATTGAAATAATTTATTTATTTATAATTTTTTTATTATCGTATTTTATCGGTTCTTTCCCGACGGCTTATTTTGTGACAAAGAAATTTACAGACAAGGATATAAGAAAAGAGGGAACTGGTAATGTTGGGGCTATGAACACTTCCAGAGCTACAGGGAAGTTTTATTTATTCTTTTTAGTTCTTCTGGGAGATGTTTTAAAAGGAGCATTGCCTGTATATATTGTTAAAAATTTAAATCTTGGCGATTATTCTATTTTAGCAATCACTTTTTGTGGTTTTGGTGTTGTTTTGGGTCACTGTTATTCTGCTTATTTTAAAATCAAAGATGGAAGTTTCGCGGGCGGGAAAGCAATTGCTTCAATGAGCGGGATTTTGGGTGTTTTGAATTTTTATTATTTATTTTTACCCTGGGTTTCTGTTTGTATTCTCTATATAATTTTTTCGGGCTATTTATTTTTGGGTCAGTTTATGGCTAATTTATTTTTACCAATTATAAGCTATATTTTAGTTCCTCAATATTTTTGGTTATGTTTTTTGTCTGCGATTCCGATTTTCTTTAAGCAAAAATCAAGATTTATCCCAATGTTAAAAGGGAGAGAACCTAAATGGTATTGGAAAAAAAGATAAAAAAAGAATTAAGAAATAAAAAATCCCAAAACAAAATTGGAGTTGTTGCAGATGATGTTTGTTCTTTACCAGAAGAATTTTTGAAAAAAAACAGAATAGAGATCGTAAAAATGAGATTGTTTTTTGAAGAACTTAAAAAACAACCCGAAAAGGATATATATCAAATAATGAAAGAAACGAAAGCTTATCCTAAAACTTCAGCACCCTCGCCTGGGCAGTTTCTTAAGTCTTATAATAAAGCCCTTAAGATAAATGAGAAAATTGTTGTAATTACAATAAGCTCTAAGCTTTCCGGCGCTTTTAATACCGCGAATCAAGCAAAAAAATTAATATCCATTCCTTCTAAAATTAATATAGTAGATTCATTTTCAGCCGTTGCCGCAGAGGGGCTTCTTGTTATAAAAGCAATTAATCTAATTAAAGAAAAAAAAGATTTAAAGAAAATTAAAAATGAATTAGAGACTGTAAAAAAAAGAATAAAAATGTTTGCTTTTCTTGAAACAACTTATTGGGTAGAAAAGATAGGAAGAATTTCTAAAAAAAGAGCTTTCGGATTTAAATTTTTGAAATTATTTGGAGTGATGCCGATTATCGGCATAAAAAGAGAAGAGGTAGGTCTTGTGGGATTTAATTTCTGGACTACAAAAAATTATAAAGCAGTTTTTCATCAATTAAAAAAAGAAACTAAAAGGGCAAAAAAGCAATCAAAAAGATTGATAGTTGGAATAAATTATACAGATAATAAGGACACAGCTTTTTGGTTAAAAGAAAAAATAGAAAGAAAACTTCAGGCAAGAGTCATTTTTGTGAGTATGGTACCTTTAATTGTCGGCGCAAATTCTGGTCCCGGAACATTAATTGCAGCAAGTTATATAGAATAATAATCTCAAATGTTATATCCTATAACTCAAAACCATATCCGAAATGTTAAATGTAACAATTGTAAAAAGATTTAAGATTTAACATTTGGATTTAAGATAAAGGATTTAAGTTTTAAGATATTTTTTATGGCTATAAAATTATTTTCATCAGCGATAATTGGACTGGAGGCTATTCCAATTGAAGTTGAAGTTGATTTTTCTCCCGGTCTCCATAGTTTTTCTATTGTTGGCTTAGGAGATAAAGCAGTTGAGGAATCAAAAGAAAGAGTGTCTTCAGCTGTTAAAAATACAGGCGCAAAACCACCTCAGCATCATAATAGGAGAATTACTGTAAACTTGGCCCCTGCTGATATAAAAAAACAAGGGCCAGGATATGATCTTGCAATTGCAGTTGGTTTTCTTCTGGCCTCTGGTCAAATGAAAAATATTGATGTATCTGATAAATTATTTATCGGTGAACTTTCTTTGGACGGCACTTTGCGTAAAACAAATGGCATTTTACCCATTGCTTCTTTGGCAAAAGAAAAATTAAAAACACTGGTCTTACCAAAGGAAAATGAAAAAGAAGCAGAGTTGGTTGAAGGGCTTAAAATTTTGTCAGTAAATAATTTGGACGAACTTTTAAAAACTTTAGAAAAAGAAGAAAAAGAATATATAAAAATAGGGAATGGCGCAGAAGAAATTAATCCTGTTTTAAAAACCGACATAGATTTTGCTTATATTAAAGGGCAGGATCGTGCAAAAAGAGCTTTTGAGATTGCAGCGGCTGGAGGGCATAATATCTTTTTGTCAGGGCCTCCAGGAGGAGGGAAAACTCTTTTATCTCGCGCCCTACCGTCGATTCTTCCTCGTTTAGACAAAAACGAAATTTTAGAGATAACAAAAATTTATAGCGTTGCAGGACTTTTATCTTCAAAACAACCAATCTTAGAAGAAAGACCCTTTAGGGCTCCACACCATTCTTCGTCAACAGCGGCTTTAATCGGCGGTGGCTCGAAGATTAAGCCGGGGGAAATTACTTTAGCCCATCGTGGAGTTTTGTTTTTAGATGAATTCCCAGAATTTCATAGAGACGTGATTGAAGCTTTGCGCCAGCCCATGGAAGATGGAATTGTTCAGGTGTCTCGTGCTACAGAAACTCTTTTATTCCCTGCAAATTTTACTTTAGTTGCAGCCTCAAACCCTTGTCCTTGCGGATTTTTAAATGATTCGCAAAAAGAATGTAATTGTACTTCTTCTCAAATATTACGATACCAGCGAAAGTTGTCAGGGCCAATTTTAGATAGGATTGATATTAAAATTGAAGTTCCACGAATTGGTTTTGATAAATTGTCTTCAGGAAAAGTTGCAGAAGAGAGCAAAAAAATAAGAGAAAGAGTTGAACTCGCCAGAGAAATTCAACAAAAAAGAGGTTTTATAAATAGTGATATTAGTATCCCAAAAATAAAAGAATATTGTAAAATAGATAATGCCTCAGAAGATCTTTTAAGAATGGCGATGCAAAAATTAAATTTATCGCCAAGAAGTTATCATAAAGTGTTGAAAGTTTCTCGTACTATTGCAGACCTTGATGGTAAAGATAATATCGCAAAAGAACATCTTGCAGAGGCAATTAGTTATCAGGATAAAAAAGAAAATTATGTATGATGTAATTATTATCGGTGGCGGACCTGCTGGCGTTGCAGCAGGAATATATTGCGCAAGAAAAAACTTGAAAGTAATTTTGTTAACAAAAGATCTTGAGGGTCAAATTTTTGACTCACCCAAAGTTGAAAATTATCCGGGCTTTAAAGAAATTTCCGGCATTAATCTTTCCGCAAAATTAAAAGAACATTTATTAAATTTTTCTTCGAATATTGAAATTAAAGAAGGGTTTTTTGTAAAGAAAATAGAGAGGATAGAAGATAATAATTTCCAAATTGCAACAGAAGACGGAAAAAAGTTTATTTCAAAAGTTATTATTATTGCTAGTGGTGCAAGCCCTAGAAAGTTAGATGTTCCGGGCGCTAAAGAATTTGAAGGGAAAGGAGTTTCTTTCTGTGAAACTTGCGATGGACCTTTTTTAAAAGAGAAGGATGTTGTTGTTGTTGGAAGCGGAAATGCAGGCCTTGAAGCCGCAGAAGAACTTGCGAGCTATACAAATAAAGTTTGTGTTTTGGAAATTAAAAACAAATTAGTTGGAGATGAATTTTTAGCAAAAAGATTAGAAAAAAAAGGAAATGTAGAAATTATTTTTAATGTTGAATTAAAAAAGATAAAAGGAGAGAATTTTGTTGAAAAAATTATATATTTTGATAAAAAGGAAGGGCAAGAGAAACAATTAAATGTTTCTGGAATATTTGTGAAAGTAGGACAGTTCCCAAATAGTGATTTCGCAGAAGACTCTTTAGAGATAAATGAGCGGAAAGAAATCATAATAAATCCAAAGACATTAGAGACCTCAGAAGAAGGAATCTTTGCAGCGGGGGATGTTACTGATATTTCTTATAAACAATATATTATAGCAGCGGGTGAGGGAGCGAAAGCCGCTTTATCAGCTTATAATTATTTAAAAAATAAAAAGTAAAATGATGAATTTTTCACAACTTATATCTGAGGTTTTAAAATATATTGAAAAAATTCCAATGTTGAAGATTGGATTTATTATTGTTGGAGGCATTATTGCTTATATTTTAATAAAGACTTTTGGCGAAATCTGGATAATGAAAATGATGAAAAGAAAATATAGGAAAAGAGATAAAGAAGCTCTTCAAAAAAGAACACAAACACTACATCAGACATTAACCACTGCTTTAAAAATCGTTATTATCTTTACTGGGTTTTTATTGATTTTAGATGAAATCGGTATTAATCTTGCTCCTTTTGTTGCGGGTGCTGGAATTGTGGGTCTTGCTGTTGGATTTGGTTCGCAGAGCTTGGTAAAAGATTTTGTCTCTGGTACTTTTATTTTAGTAGAAGATCAATTTAGGAAGGGGGATAAAGTTAAGATAGGAGGTTTCGAGGGCAAGGTTGAGAATTTCACTTTACGGAGAACTTTGCTAAGAGACGATAAAGACAATTTGCATTATATTCCGAATAACCAAATAAATTTTGTATCAAACCTAACAAAAGGGAAAGAAGGGAAAACCAAAGAAGAAAAAAATTTACAAGCAAAAAAATAAACCTATTTGCCCCTGTAGTTCAACGGATAGAACGGCTCCCTCCTAAGGAGCAAATCTGCGTTCAATTCGCAGTGGGGGCATAAAACCGATGGTTCTCCCGATTTTCTTTCCCGCAGCGGAATTAGAAAATCGAGTTCCGACTTTCGTTTAGAAAGTCAAGAATTCTCGATAAAATCGGAAGATCCTCGAAATTTCAAAAAAATAAATTTCGAGAGACTCCTTCTAGGGGCACTGATTTAAATTCTCAAAGTCCTAAGTTTATTCAATAAAAAATGATTTTTTTTATTGTTTTGTGTTAATATATAAAAAAGGTTTTTAAAATAAAATATAAAACTTATGGTAGAAAATTTTAATCTTTTCAGGAAAGTAGAAGAGGAGACAGGTTCAGAGAGTTTAGAAGATCAAAAAGAAAAATTAGAAATAGCTATAGAGGGCGCCTATAAAGCTGCAAAAGAGGGTAGAGGATCTAGCGATCTTGATTCAAATATTAAAAATACCCTAGAAGATTTTTTAGAATCATTAGAAAAAGAGAGAGGTAAGCAAGTTGAACTGAAATACAAAAAAATGCAAGAATCAAACGAGTAAATTTTTACAGATTTTAGAATCTTAAAGCAAATAAAATTTAATATTGACTTTTTTAGAGCCAAAGTGTAAATATAATGCGGTACTTTAGCTTTTTTAGTGTAAGAAAGGAGCAATAGTTGTGAAGGATAGTTATGAACTTTCCAAGGTGGCAGACGTTCTTTGTCGTTTGGGCTATCGAGATAAAGAAGAATGGGAGAAAATTGTCTCCCAACTTATTTCGAAGATTTCGATGGTAGGTTTTAAGGAGGTGGAATTTCTTCCCAAGGATTCTTCTTTCATAATAGAGACTGGTAACCTCTATTTTTGCCTTGTTGCGGAAACAGATAAACTGAGAGACGAGATCACAAATCAAAAATATAAAGTTCATTTTGTTTTCGCGATGTGCAAGGATGACGGAGAGTTACCTTGTTGTCTTTCTGAGAGCGAAGCTGAAAGACTGGAGGTGAAGTTGAGTTTACCGCAGTATGACTATCAGGAGGTGATAGGATACCTATAATTCTTTTGGGGCCGGCGCATGCGCCGGCTCTTATTTTTACAGATAAAAATTTTATGTATAATGTAATAAATATTAGCAACTTTAAGTTTTTTGTGCTCTTTGAAAGGAGGTGTTTAGGTTGCTAGCATGGATTATTTTAGCAGCTATCTGTATTTTGGGCCTTTTTACGATCGTCATAGCAGATCAAAAGAAGAAAGCTTTTTTAGCGGTTATTCTAGTAATTAGCTTGGTTATAATCGCAATTATTGCTTATTATTACATTTCAACCTTTAGCTGGTGGCGAATCTTCTTGACGGTATCTTATGCATTACTGGCAATAGTATTCTCGTTATCTTTAATAAAGATGCTTTTAAGAGGAATTCGTAGTTCTCGGTAGGTCCAAAAAGCAGGTGAAAAGGTAGGAAACTACCTTTTTG
This sequence is a window from Candidatus Paceibacterota bacterium. Protein-coding genes within it:
- a CDS encoding glycerol-3-phosphate acyltransferase, which produces MIEIIYLFIIFLLSYFIGSFPTAYFVTKKFTDKDIRKEGTGNVGAMNTSRATGKFYLFFLVLLGDVLKGALPVYIVKNLNLGDYSILAITFCGFGVVLGHCYSAYFKIKDGSFAGGKAIASMSGILGVLNFYYLFLPWVSVCILYIIFSGYLFLGQFMANLFLPIISYILVPQYFWLCFLSAIPIFFKQKSRFIPMLKGREPKWYWKKR
- a CDS encoding DegV family protein, which codes for MVLEKKIKKELRNKKSQNKIGVVADDVCSLPEEFLKKNRIEIVKMRLFFEELKKQPEKDIYQIMKETKAYPKTSAPSPGQFLKSYNKALKINEKIVVITISSKLSGAFNTANQAKKLISIPSKINIVDSFSAVAAEGLLVIKAINLIKEKKDLKKIKNELETVKKRIKMFAFLETTYWVEKIGRISKKRAFGFKFLKLFGVMPIIGIKREEVGLVGFNFWTTKNYKAVFHQLKKETKRAKKQSKRLIVGINYTDNKDTAFWLKEKIERKLQARVIFVSMVPLIVGANSGPGTLIAASYIE
- a CDS encoding YifB family Mg chelatase-like AAA ATPase, encoding MAIKLFSSAIIGLEAIPIEVEVDFSPGLHSFSIVGLGDKAVEESKERVSSAVKNTGAKPPQHHNRRITVNLAPADIKKQGPGYDLAIAVGFLLASGQMKNIDVSDKLFIGELSLDGTLRKTNGILPIASLAKEKLKTLVLPKENEKEAELVEGLKILSVNNLDELLKTLEKEEKEYIKIGNGAEEINPVLKTDIDFAYIKGQDRAKRAFEIAAAGGHNIFLSGPPGGGKTLLSRALPSILPRLDKNEILEITKIYSVAGLLSSKQPILEERPFRAPHHSSSTAALIGGGSKIKPGEITLAHRGVLFLDEFPEFHRDVIEALRQPMEDGIVQVSRATETLLFPANFTLVAASNPCPCGFLNDSQKECNCTSSQILRYQRKLSGPILDRIDIKIEVPRIGFDKLSSGKVAEESKKIRERVELAREIQQKRGFINSDISIPKIKEYCKIDNASEDLLRMAMQKLNLSPRSYHKVLKVSRTIADLDGKDNIAKEHLAEAISYQDKKENYV
- a CDS encoding FAD-dependent oxidoreductase yields the protein MYDVIIIGGGPAGVAAGIYCARKNLKVILLTKDLEGQIFDSPKVENYPGFKEISGINLSAKLKEHLLNFSSNIEIKEGFFVKKIERIEDNNFQIATEDGKKFISKVIIIASGASPRKLDVPGAKEFEGKGVSFCETCDGPFLKEKDVVVVGSGNAGLEAAEELASYTNKVCVLEIKNKLVGDEFLAKRLEKKGNVEIIFNVELKKIKGENFVEKIIYFDKKEGQEKQLNVSGIFVKVGQFPNSDFAEDSLEINERKEIIINPKTLETSEEGIFAAGDVTDISYKQYIIAAGEGAKAALSAYNYLKNKK
- a CDS encoding mechanosensitive ion channel codes for the protein MMNFSQLISEVLKYIEKIPMLKIGFIIVGGIIAYILIKTFGEIWIMKMMKRKYRKRDKEALQKRTQTLHQTLTTALKIVIIFTGFLLILDEIGINLAPFVAGAGIVGLAVGFGSQSLVKDFVSGTFILVEDQFRKGDKVKIGGFEGKVENFTLRRTLLRDDKDNLHYIPNNQINFVSNLTKGKEGKTKEEKNLQAKK